In the Kineosporiaceae bacterium genome, one interval contains:
- a CDS encoding mannitol dehydrogenase family protein, whose product MTGRPHLEQALLDGTGALPAGLAVPGYDRSAVTAGVAHIGVGNFHRVHQGVYLDRVLHQAGQQDWGIVGVGVVDSPASAAKAAAFAAQDNLHTVTEFAPDGSHASRVIGSMVGYESVPADPVAAQARLLDPGIRIVTMTIGESSYHLIEGTGEFDVSTPAVAGDLQHPERPPRTVFRLLIEALDGRRRDGTAPFTVMSCDNLRGNGDTIRRSLLGYAAAVDPALARWIEDQVRFPNCMVDRIAPLVNDARRAELNALAGIDDAAATIGEDHLQWVIEDDFPSGRPRWEEVGVTMSAEVAQYEAVKGRMLNACHVLMSYPAVLLGHRFVHEAMADPLVYRMLRTFVDQDVIPLITPPAGVQLPDYRDQILSRFANPAVRDQLLRIAMDGAAKIPVFHTVTLRTQIEQGLDPSREALLLLCFRRYLTGVDDRGVAFDVHEPLLSPDDRAACAGDDPRAVLRLAPFSPLRLEDHPGFIARFDELAGVMTQRGVATTIEAAIQPRG is encoded by the coding sequence ATGACTGGTCGCCCCCACCTCGAGCAGGCCCTGTTGGATGGAACCGGTGCGTTGCCCGCGGGGCTCGCCGTCCCGGGCTACGACCGTTCGGCGGTGACCGCAGGCGTGGCGCACATCGGGGTCGGCAACTTCCATCGGGTGCACCAAGGGGTCTATCTCGACCGGGTACTGCACCAGGCGGGCCAGCAGGACTGGGGCATCGTCGGCGTGGGTGTGGTGGATTCGCCGGCATCGGCCGCCAAGGCCGCCGCCTTCGCCGCGCAGGACAACTTGCACACCGTCACCGAGTTCGCCCCCGACGGCTCGCACGCCAGCCGCGTCATCGGGTCGATGGTCGGCTACGAGTCCGTACCCGCCGATCCCGTTGCGGCACAGGCGCGCCTGCTCGATCCGGGCATCCGCATCGTCACCATGACCATCGGTGAGAGCAGCTACCACCTGATCGAGGGCACCGGGGAGTTCGACGTGTCGACACCTGCGGTCGCGGGCGACCTGCAGCACCCGGAACGCCCGCCACGCACGGTGTTTCGATTGCTCATCGAAGCGCTCGACGGACGGCGCCGGGACGGGACGGCGCCGTTCACGGTGATGTCGTGCGACAACCTGCGCGGCAACGGTGACACCATCCGCCGCTCGCTGCTCGGGTACGCCGCTGCGGTCGATCCGGCGCTGGCGCGGTGGATCGAGGATCAGGTGCGCTTCCCGAACTGCATGGTCGACCGGATCGCCCCCCTGGTGAACGATGCGCGCCGGGCAGAGCTCAATGCCCTGGCCGGGATCGACGACGCGGCGGCCACCATCGGCGAGGACCACCTGCAGTGGGTGATCGAGGACGACTTCCCCAGCGGCCGACCGCGGTGGGAGGAGGTCGGCGTCACCATGAGTGCCGAGGTCGCCCAGTACGAGGCGGTCAAGGGCCGCATGCTGAACGCCTGTCACGTGCTGATGTCCTACCCGGCGGTGCTGCTCGGCCACCGGTTCGTGCACGAGGCGATGGCCGATCCGTTGGTGTACCGCATGTTGCGCACCTTCGTCGATCAGGACGTGATCCCGCTGATCACTCCCCCGGCCGGCGTCCAGTTGCCGGACTACCGCGACCAGATCCTGTCTCGTTTCGCCAATCCCGCCGTGCGTGACCAGTTGCTGCGGATCGCGATGGACGGCGCCGCGAAGATCCCGGTCTTCCACACGGTGACGTTGCGTACCCAGATCGAGCAGGGACTCGATCCGTCACGAGAAGCGTTGCTGCTGTTGTGCTTCCGGCGGTACCTGACAGGTGTCGACGACCGCGGGGTGGCCTTCGACGTCCACGAGCCGTTGCTGTCACCGGACGATCGGGCCGCCTGCGCAGGGGACGATCCCCGCGCCGTGTTGCGACTGGCTCCGTTCAGCCCGCTGCGTCTCGAGGACCATCCCGGCTTCATCGCGCGCTTCGACGAGCTGGCCGGCGTCATGACCCAGCGTGGCGTGGCAACCACCATCGAGGCGGCGATCCAGCCTCGCGGCTGA
- a CDS encoding dihydrofolate reductase family protein, giving the protein MGTVVMHAVVSVDGYIADSNDQVGPLFEWYFNGDVDIVDAGPFKVTPASAPYVRSMWQGIGAMVIGRRLFDLTNGWEGRPPTGEHVAVVSHRPRPEGWHPEASYTFHDNVAEAIATARELAGARTVAVAAGEVGGQALALGLIDEVAMDVVPVVFGSGRRFFGPLDRQQLLEDSEVLIHGDRVVHLRYRVRR; this is encoded by the coding sequence ATGGGCACTGTGGTGATGCATGCGGTGGTGTCGGTGGATGGGTACATCGCCGACTCCAACGATCAGGTGGGGCCGCTGTTCGAGTGGTATTTCAACGGTGATGTCGACATCGTCGATGCGGGCCCGTTCAAGGTCACGCCCGCCTCGGCGCCGTACGTGAGATCGATGTGGCAGGGCATCGGAGCGATGGTGATCGGGCGGCGGCTGTTCGACCTGACGAACGGCTGGGAGGGAAGGCCGCCGACCGGCGAGCACGTGGCGGTCGTCTCGCACCGTCCTCGCCCCGAGGGCTGGCACCCCGAGGCGTCGTACACGTTCCACGACAACGTGGCCGAGGCAATCGCGACGGCCCGAGAACTCGCCGGCGCTCGCACGGTCGCCGTGGCGGCCGGTGAGGTGGGCGGGCAGGCGCTGGCCCTGGGGTTGATCGACGAGGTGGCGATGGACGTCGTCCCGGTGGTCTTCGGCTCGGGTCGGCGCTTCTTCGGCCCGCTGGATCGTCAGCAGCTCCTGGAGGACTCGGAGGTGCTGATCCACGGTGACCGGGTGGTGCACCTGAGGTACAGAGTCCGTCGCTGA